Proteins encoded by one window of Cupriavidus sp. EM10:
- a CDS encoding LysR substrate-binding domain-containing protein — MPWSALGQQPPPHLPPLQALRALEAAARHRSFSRAAEELALTHSAISHHIRALESNLGTKLFRRTGLTMTPTSAGARLAEQVRNALDQLEVALREASDVAGPPVVRLQVSVMADLANAWLIRRLPSLHAQAPELDLHLRLHAEISPPDPYSVDVGIWHQRVDLPGFECHNLIEDYVIAVASPSLLARYPGFTVADLPKLPMLRFALRPWRDWLLLAGLPPDEPVRGPIFQDAGLMLQSAVAGLGVATARAQLAHDYLVSGQLVQIGTTRIASSLHYWVTWREGNPREKAIQRFHGWLREQVEESTWASSQP, encoded by the coding sequence CTGCCGTGGTCAGCCCTTGGTCAACAGCCGCCCCCTCATCTGCCTCCGCTCCAGGCGCTTCGCGCGCTGGAGGCCGCCGCGCGGCACCGCAGCTTCTCGCGTGCGGCCGAAGAACTGGCCCTGACGCACAGTGCCATCAGCCATCACATCCGCGCCCTGGAGAGCAACCTCGGCACAAAGCTGTTCCGGCGAACCGGACTGACGATGACACCCACCAGCGCCGGCGCCCGCCTGGCCGAACAGGTACGCAATGCGCTGGACCAGCTGGAAGTGGCGCTGCGCGAGGCCAGCGACGTGGCCGGCCCGCCCGTGGTGCGGCTGCAGGTCAGCGTGATGGCCGACCTGGCCAACGCCTGGCTGATCCGGCGGCTGCCCAGCCTGCACGCGCAGGCCCCGGAGCTGGACCTGCACCTGCGGCTGCATGCGGAGATCTCGCCGCCCGACCCGTATTCGGTGGACGTCGGCATCTGGCACCAGCGCGTGGACCTGCCCGGCTTCGAATGCCACAACCTCATCGAGGATTATGTGATCGCGGTGGCCAGCCCGAGCCTGCTGGCCAGGTACCCCGGTTTCACCGTGGCCGATCTCCCGAAGCTGCCCATGCTGCGCTTCGCCCTGCGGCCGTGGCGCGACTGGCTGTTGCTGGCCGGCCTGCCGCCCGACGAACCGGTGCGCGGGCCGATCTTCCAGGACGCCGGGCTGATGCTGCAATCGGCCGTGGCAGGGCTGGGCGTGGCAACGGCACGCGCGCAACTGGCGCACGACTACCTGGTGAGCGGCCAGTTGGTGCAGATTGGCACCACGCGCATCGCGTCCAGCCTGCATTACTGGGTCACGTGGCGCGAAGGCAATCCACGCGAAAAAGCAATCCAGCGCTTTCATGGCTGGCTGCGCGAGCAGGTGGAAGAATCTACATGGGCGTCGTCACAGCCCTGA
- a CDS encoding nitrate/nitrite transporter yields MNTSAAHPTQPAAAAQPNHASPARWRVLAFFSLGFLVSYIFRGVNLGFAPFLTRELGLTAGDLGLLTSFYFLGFACAQLPAGILLDRFGPRRTEAALLMLAVAGSLVFAWAPGMAGLAVGRAMIGVGVSVCLGAAIQALSMWFPLSRMPLLNGLVMAIGGLGAVVVGAPLSWLLSWTDWRTISAGLAAISFGMAVLLWFGVPDVKRVGKESFAQQLRGTRLILSSERFWRVVPLTLLNQGIFLAVQTLWVSAFMRDVQGLSADAGARLVSVIGIAMMAGCVGAGWAARHLERRGISLYAFAGFGMIAFIVVQLLLMARLPFIPLGLLWGAYGVFGSSGILTYALLARRFPDALIGRATTAMTLTVFLATFVFQVGIGFVLDFFPATGGHYPVTAHLWVWGGLVAVQVLAAVWYLMEKQP; encoded by the coding sequence ATGAACACTTCCGCCGCTCATCCCACTCAACCGGCCGCCGCTGCGCAGCCCAACCACGCCTCGCCCGCGCGCTGGCGGGTCCTGGCGTTCTTTTCGCTGGGATTCCTGGTCTCGTACATCTTCCGGGGCGTGAACCTGGGATTCGCCCCGTTCCTGACCCGCGAACTGGGGCTGACCGCCGGCGACCTGGGTTTGCTGACCAGCTTCTACTTCCTTGGCTTCGCCTGCGCGCAACTGCCAGCAGGCATCCTGCTGGACCGCTTCGGCCCGCGCCGTACCGAGGCCGCACTGCTGATGCTGGCCGTGGCCGGATCGCTGGTGTTTGCCTGGGCGCCGGGCATGGCGGGGCTGGCCGTGGGTCGCGCGATGATCGGCGTGGGGGTGTCGGTGTGCCTGGGCGCCGCCATCCAGGCGCTGTCGATGTGGTTTCCGCTGTCGCGCATGCCGCTGCTGAACGGGCTGGTGATGGCCATCGGCGGCCTGGGCGCCGTGGTGGTGGGCGCGCCGTTGTCGTGGCTGCTGTCGTGGACGGACTGGCGCACGATCAGCGCCGGCCTGGCGGCGATTTCGTTTGGCATGGCCGTATTGCTATGGTTCGGCGTGCCCGACGTCAAACGCGTGGGCAAGGAAAGCTTCGCCCAGCAACTGCGCGGCACGCGCCTGATCCTGAGCAGCGAGCGCTTCTGGCGCGTGGTGCCGCTGACGCTGCTGAACCAGGGCATCTTCCTGGCGGTGCAGACGCTGTGGGTCAGCGCCTTCATGCGCGATGTGCAGGGCCTGAGCGCCGATGCCGGCGCGCGGCTGGTGTCGGTGATCGGCATCGCGATGATGGCCGGTTGCGTGGGCGCCGGCTGGGCGGCACGCCATCTGGAACGGCGCGGCATCAGCCTCTATGCGTTTGCCGGCTTCGGCATGATTGCCTTCATCGTGGTCCAGCTGCTGCTGATGGCGCGCCTGCCGTTCATCCCGCTGGGCCTGCTGTGGGGCGCCTATGGCGTGTTTGGTTCCAGCGGCATCCTGACCTACGCGCTGCTGGCGCGGCGCTTTCCCGATGCGCTGATCGGCCGCGCCACCACGGCCATGACGCTGACCGTGTTCCTGGCCACTTTCGTGTTCCAGGTGGGTATCGGCTTCGTGCTCGATTTCTTCCCGGCCACGGGCGGCCACTACCCGGTGACGGCCCACCTGTGGGTCTGGGGCGGGCTGGTGGCGGTCCAGGTGCTGGCAGCGGTCTGGTACCTGATGGAGAAGCAGCCTTAA
- a CDS encoding TPM domain-containing protein: protein MRHLGTGPGTARKAFPDEARHQLQVAVHKGEQHHRGEVRVVIEASLPLALAWRGTTARERARALFGALEVWNTEDHTGVLLYINLADHAVELLADHGIDACVPPQQWQQICAQLAQGLARDLSVKPVLDAIAQIHALLATHFPTHGGRNPNELDDRPIVL, encoded by the coding sequence CTGCGCCACCTGGGCACCGGCCCCGGCACGGCCCGCAAGGCGTTTCCCGACGAGGCGCGCCATCAGCTCCAGGTGGCGGTGCACAAGGGCGAGCAGCACCACCGTGGCGAAGTGCGCGTGGTCATAGAAGCCAGCCTGCCGCTGGCACTGGCCTGGCGCGGCACCACGGCACGCGAACGCGCCCGCGCGCTATTCGGGGCGCTGGAGGTCTGGAATACCGAGGACCATACGGGCGTGCTGCTCTATATCAACCTGGCCGACCACGCCGTGGAATTGCTGGCCGATCACGGTATCGACGCCTGCGTCCCGCCCCAGCAATGGCAGCAGATCTGCGCGCAGCTGGCGCAAGGGCTGGCCAGGGACCTGTCGGTCAAGCCGGTGCTCGACGCCATCGCGCAGATCCACGCGCTGCTGGCCACGCATTTTCCGACCCACGGCGGGCGCAATCCCAACGAACTGGACGACCGGCCCATCGTCCTTTGA
- a CDS encoding YgcG family protein, translating to MRRLLTLWFIACLLAVPGWAAAADDGFVAVPPLNARVTDLTGTLSADQRNALENVLAEYEQQRGSQIFVLMLPTTSPETIDAYSIRVADAWRAGRKGIDDGVILIVAKDNPAGLRKMRIEAGRGVQGSLTDAMSSRILRDVMAPHFRQNDFYGGLAAGITAIQAAVDKEGLAAPDPGKQQGNVEIGDWLPVLFPLAIIVFFFLSAMMRRGGSPHVVTGRRGWPTGTAGGLGGMTGYEIGRHWGSGGGGFGGGSGGGGGGFGGGGGGGFDGGGASGNW from the coding sequence ATGCGCAGACTGCTTACGCTCTGGTTTATTGCCTGCCTGCTGGCCGTGCCTGGCTGGGCAGCCGCGGCCGACGACGGCTTCGTGGCCGTGCCGCCGCTGAACGCCCGCGTCACCGACCTCACGGGCACGCTGAGCGCCGACCAGCGCAACGCGCTGGAAAACGTGCTGGCCGAATACGAGCAGCAGCGCGGCAGCCAGATCTTCGTGCTGATGCTGCCCACCACCAGCCCCGAGACGATCGATGCCTACAGCATCCGCGTGGCCGACGCCTGGCGCGCAGGCCGCAAGGGCATCGACGACGGCGTGATCCTGATCGTGGCCAAGGACAATCCGGCCGGCCTGCGCAAGATGCGCATCGAGGCGGGGCGCGGCGTGCAGGGGTCGCTGACCGATGCCATGTCCAGCCGCATCCTGCGCGACGTGATGGCGCCGCATTTCCGCCAGAACGATTTCTACGGCGGACTGGCCGCCGGCATCACGGCCATCCAGGCCGCCGTCGACAAGGAAGGCCTGGCCGCACCGGATCCCGGCAAGCAGCAGGGCAATGTCGAGATCGGCGACTGGCTGCCGGTGCTGTTTCCGCTGGCGATCATCGTGTTCTTCTTCCTGTCGGCAATGATGCGGCGCGGTGGCAGCCCGCACGTGGTGACGGGCCGCCGTGGCTGGCCGACCGGTACCGCCGGCGGCCTTGGCGGCATGACCGGCTACGAGATCGGACGCCACTGGGGTAGCGGTGGCGGCGGCTTTGGCGGTGGCTCCGGAGGCGGAGGTGGTGGCTTTGGCGGCGGGGGCGGCGGCGGCTTCGATGGCGGCGGCGCGTCCGGCAACTGGTAA
- a CDS encoding LemA family protein — MPATPALFRWFLLAVMASLLSACGYNDFQKKDEAVKASWGEVVNQYQRRADLIPNLVATVKGYASHERETLEAVTKARAQATSIQVTPETLNDPEAFARFQQAQGQLTNALSRLLAVSENYPNLKADASFRDLQSQLEGTENRITVARQRYIAAVQDYNVLARSFPTNVTAMIFKYPVKPSFTVENEKAISAPPAVKF, encoded by the coding sequence ATGCCCGCTACCCCTGCCCTGTTCCGCTGGTTCCTGCTCGCCGTGATGGCCAGCCTGCTGTCCGCCTGCGGCTACAACGACTTCCAGAAGAAGGACGAGGCCGTCAAGGCTTCCTGGGGCGAAGTGGTCAACCAGTACCAGCGGCGCGCCGACCTGATTCCGAACCTGGTGGCTACCGTGAAGGGCTACGCCAGCCACGAGCGCGAGACGCTTGAAGCCGTGACCAAGGCGCGCGCCCAGGCCACCAGCATCCAGGTCACCCCCGAAACGCTGAACGATCCCGAGGCCTTTGCCCGCTTCCAGCAGGCGCAGGGCCAGCTGACCAACGCGCTGTCGCGGCTGCTGGCGGTGTCCGAGAACTATCCGAACCTGAAGGCCGACGCGTCGTTCCGTGACCTGCAGAGCCAGCTCGAAGGCACCGAGAACCGCATCACCGTGGCCCGCCAGCGCTACATTGCCGCCGTGCAGGACTACAACGTGCTGGCGCGAAGCTTCCCGACCAACGTGACCGCGATGATCTTCAAATATCCGGTCAAGCCGTCGTTCACGGTGGAGAACGAGAAAGCGATCTCCGCCCCGCCGGCGGTGAAGTTCTAG
- a CDS encoding rubredoxin produces MEYKTWMCLICGWIYDEATGAPEDGIAPGTKWEDVPINWTCPECGARKEDFEMVAI; encoded by the coding sequence ATGGAATACAAGACTTGGATGTGCCTGATTTGTGGCTGGATCTACGACGAGGCCACCGGCGCGCCGGAAGATGGCATCGCCCCGGGTACCAAATGGGAAGACGTGCCCATCAACTGGACCTGCCCGGAATGCGGGGCACGCAAGGAAGATTTCGAGATGGTGGCAATCTGA
- a CDS encoding response regulator, which translates to MRVTQTEQDTSVDGVNAGGIAGASEASTARKPAVKVLVIDDSSTIRRTAEIFLTQAGFQVMLAEDGFEALAKVGDLHPDVIFCDILMPRLDGYQTCSLIKKSPRFHAIPVIMLSSRDGVFDRSRGKLVGAHNHLAKPFSREALLQAVQTCLAGCVPEEGAAVAA; encoded by the coding sequence ATGCGGGTCACTCAAACAGAACAAGACACGTCTGTCGATGGGGTCAACGCCGGCGGCATCGCCGGTGCCAGCGAGGCATCCACCGCGCGCAAGCCGGCGGTGAAGGTGCTCGTGATCGACGACTCCAGCACCATCCGCCGCACGGCGGAAATCTTCCTGACGCAGGCAGGCTTCCAGGTCATGCTGGCCGAGGACGGCTTCGAGGCGCTCGCCAAGGTGGGCGACCTGCATCCGGACGTCATCTTCTGCGACATCCTCATGCCGCGGCTCGATGGCTACCAGACCTGCTCCCTGATCAAGAAAAGCCCACGCTTCCACGCCATCCCCGTGATCATGCTGTCGTCCCGCGACGGCGTGTTCGACCGCTCGCGCGGCAAGCTCGTCGGCGCCCACAACCATCTGGCCAAGCCGTTTTCCCGCGAAGCCCTGCTGCAGGCGGTACAGACCTGCCTGGCGGGCTGCGTGCCGGAAGAGGGCGCGGCCGTGGCGGCATGA
- a CDS encoding PleD family two-component system response regulator: protein MTISKILIVDDSPTEALFMSDLLGKKGFKVSVAGNSEQAMTRLEAETFDLILMDVVMPGQNGYQATRAIKRDDRFKDIPVIMCTSKGLETDRIWGIRQGASDYIVKPVDGEELLSKIAALAH from the coding sequence ATGACCATCAGCAAAATCCTTATCGTCGACGATTCGCCCACCGAAGCCCTGTTCATGTCCGACCTGCTCGGCAAGAAGGGCTTCAAGGTCTCGGTGGCCGGCAACAGCGAACAGGCCATGACGCGCCTGGAGGCGGAAACCTTCGACCTGATCCTGATGGACGTGGTGATGCCGGGCCAGAACGGCTACCAGGCCACCCGCGCGATCAAGCGCGACGACCGATTCAAGGACATCCCCGTGATCATGTGCACCAGCAAGGGCCTGGAGACGGACCGTATCTGGGGCATCCGCCAGGGCGCGTCCGACTACATCGTCAAGCCGGTGGACGGCGAGGAACTGCTTTCGAAGATCGCCGCGCTGGCGCACTGA
- a CDS encoding chemotaxis protein CheW, with protein MNAPRQDIRTRQTRQTRLHDYQAMLARRLREARNLPAVDSYLGVLVGQRNWLLPLMDTGEVLEMRAPAAVPLTQPWYRGLVNARGNLLGVIDFGMFCGDGPTPVQPGSKIVVLSRHVERACGIIATRVVGLRHAGDLTPAGGAEPEAWRGAAFADREGRDWQVLDIRQLLDAPAFLQAGRDAA; from the coding sequence ATGAACGCGCCGCGCCAAGACATCCGAACCCGCCAGACTCGCCAGACCCGCCTGCATGACTACCAGGCCATGCTGGCCCGGCGCCTGCGCGAGGCGCGCAACCTGCCTGCCGTCGACAGCTACCTGGGCGTGCTGGTGGGCCAGCGCAACTGGCTGCTGCCGCTGATGGACACCGGCGAGGTGCTGGAAATGCGCGCGCCGGCGGCCGTGCCGCTGACGCAGCCGTGGTATCGCGGCCTGGTCAATGCGCGGGGCAACCTGCTGGGCGTGATCGATTTCGGCATGTTCTGCGGCGACGGCCCGACCCCGGTGCAGCCGGGCAGCAAGATCGTGGTGCTGTCGCGCCATGTGGAACGTGCCTGCGGCATCATCGCCACGCGCGTGGTGGGCCTGCGGCACGCGGGGGACCTGACGCCGGCCGGCGGCGCGGAACCCGAAGCCTGGCGCGGTGCCGCCTTCGCGGACCGGGAGGGGCGCGACTGGCAGGTGCTGGATATCCGCCAGTTGCTGGATGCGCCGGCATTCCTGCAGGCCGGCCGCGATGCGGCCTGA
- a CDS encoding methyl-accepting chemotaxis protein — MGIKKISLGRRTATAGAAADAAAPRASVFAKAGAGKGGAGQTPVEMMSGWLSRMPFSSQQRLLTGGVVVSLLALLASVYLDNRQANNGAAQIEIAGNMLMHSQRLGKAVPVALLGNAQAFTQLRQSKEQLTADLLALQNGSDEKHVRATSGPAEPLLEKAFGSWKRSEKSAADVLAQQPILTTIGQTLQIFNASNPELLEAAEQVAAIKLQAGSNTREVAASAQLVMLTQRLGKNLNEFLSGEGVNPETAFLLGKDTNTFRETLDGLTNGSEALRLAPASDAETRNYLQQLSQRFEAVQKTTQTILQNLPGLIAAKRAQQQIFNDNEALRGELSELQTAYAEGARFRPWTFGAMVVSAVATLLCLAGLAALYLRDSRVRTLEAEAREREAEARRLEEKRNNDATQKAILQLMNELQDIADGDLTRQATVTEDITGAIADSVNYTVEELKELVGRVQQTAGQVQHASSQVQDTSVQLAATTEEQSRQIRQTGESVVEMADRITQVSRGAAESANVARASLSAAEQGQQAVQNAIAGMNDIRDQIQETSKRIKRLGESSQEIGEIVELISDITEQTNVLALNAAIQAASAGEAGRGFSVVAEEVQRLAERSGEATKQIGALIRTIQTDTQDAVHAMEQSTAGVVEGARLSDNAGAALVEIGRVSRQLAELIEQIAQTTSHEAGLATNVAHHIEGILQVTAQTTAGTRHTATSVRQLTALTEELRNSVSRFKIA; from the coding sequence ATGGGAATCAAGAAGATCAGCCTGGGCCGTCGCACCGCTACCGCCGGTGCCGCTGCCGACGCCGCGGCGCCGCGCGCATCGGTATTCGCCAAGGCCGGCGCGGGCAAGGGCGGCGCCGGCCAGACGCCGGTGGAGATGATGTCGGGCTGGCTGTCGCGCATGCCGTTCTCTTCCCAGCAACGCCTGCTGACCGGCGGCGTGGTGGTGTCGCTGCTGGCGCTGCTGGCGTCGGTCTACCTGGATAACCGGCAGGCCAACAACGGCGCGGCGCAGATCGAGATCGCCGGTAACATGCTGATGCACTCGCAGCGTCTGGGCAAGGCGGTGCCGGTGGCGCTGCTCGGCAACGCCCAGGCGTTCACCCAGCTGCGCCAATCCAAGGAACAGCTGACCGCCGACCTGCTGGCGCTGCAGAACGGCAGCGACGAAAAGCACGTGCGCGCCACGTCCGGCCCGGCCGAGCCGCTGCTCGAAAAGGCATTCGGATCGTGGAAGCGCTCGGAAAAGAGCGCCGCCGACGTGCTGGCCCAGCAGCCCATCCTGACGACGATCGGCCAGACGCTGCAGATCTTCAACGCGTCGAACCCCGAACTGCTCGAAGCGGCCGAACAGGTGGCCGCCATCAAGCTGCAGGCCGGCTCGAACACCCGCGAGGTGGCCGCTTCCGCCCAGCTGGTGATGCTGACGCAGCGCCTGGGCAAGAACCTGAACGAGTTCCTGTCGGGCGAAGGCGTCAACCCCGAAACCGCGTTCCTGCTGGGCAAGGACACCAACACCTTCCGCGAAACGCTGGATGGCCTGACAAACGGCTCAGAGGCGCTGCGCCTGGCGCCTGCCAGCGACGCCGAGACGCGTAACTACCTGCAGCAGCTGTCGCAGCGTTTCGAGGCGGTGCAGAAGACCACGCAGACCATCCTGCAGAACCTGCCCGGCCTGATCGCCGCCAAGCGCGCGCAGCAACAGATCTTCAACGACAACGAGGCGCTGCGCGGCGAGCTGTCCGAACTGCAGACGGCCTACGCCGAGGGCGCGCGATTCCGCCCGTGGACGTTTGGCGCGATGGTGGTGTCGGCCGTGGCCACGCTGCTGTGCCTGGCCGGGCTGGCCGCGCTGTACCTGCGCGATTCGCGCGTGCGTACGCTGGAAGCCGAGGCGCGCGAGCGCGAGGCCGAGGCGCGCCGCCTGGAGGAAAAGCGCAATAACGACGCCACCCAGAAGGCCATTCTGCAGCTGATGAACGAGCTGCAGGACATCGCCGACGGCGACCTGACGCGCCAGGCCACCGTGACCGAGGACATCACCGGCGCCATCGCCGACTCGGTGAACTACACGGTGGAAGAACTGAAGGAACTGGTGGGCCGCGTGCAGCAGACGGCCGGACAGGTGCAGCACGCTTCGTCGCAGGTGCAGGACACCTCGGTGCAGCTGGCCGCGACGACCGAGGAGCAGTCGCGCCAGATCCGCCAGACCGGCGAATCGGTGGTGGAGATGGCGGACCGCATCACGCAGGTATCGCGCGGCGCGGCCGAGTCGGCCAACGTGGCGCGTGCCTCGCTGTCCGCCGCCGAGCAGGGCCAGCAAGCCGTGCAGAACGCCATCGCGGGCATGAACGACATTCGCGACCAGATCCAGGAAACGTCGAAGCGGATCAAGCGCCTGGGCGAATCGTCGCAGGAGATCGGTGAAATCGTCGAACTGATCTCGGACATTACCGAACAGACCAACGTGCTGGCACTGAACGCCGCCATCCAGGCGGCTTCGGCCGGCGAGGCGGGCCGCGGCTTCTCGGTGGTGGCGGAAGAAGTGCAGCGCCTGGCCGAACGGTCGGGCGAGGCGACCAAGCAGATCGGCGCGCTGATCCGCACGATTCAGACCGATACCCAGGACGCGGTGCACGCCATGGAGCAGAGCACGGCGGGCGTGGTGGAAGGGGCGCGGCTGTCCGATAACGCCGGTGCGGCACTGGTGGAGATCGGCCGCGTGTCGCGCCAGCTGGCCGAGCTGATCGAACAGATCGCGCAGACCACGTCGCACGAGGCGGGCCTGGCCACCAACGTGGCCCACCACATCGAAGGCATCCTGCAGGTCACCGCGCAAACGACGGCCGGCACGCGCCACACCGCCACGTCGGTGCGCCAGCTGACGGCGCTGACTGAAGAGCTGCGTAACTCGGTGTCGCGATTCAAGATCGCCTGA